In the genome of Hippoglossus hippoglossus isolate fHipHip1 chromosome 4, fHipHip1.pri, whole genome shotgun sequence, one region contains:
- the sh3gl1b gene encoding SH3-domain GRB2-like 1b isoform X2: MSVAGLKKQFYKASQMVSEKVGGAEGTKLDDDFRDLERKVDVTSKAVVEVISKTSEYLQPNPASRAKLSMLNTMSKIRGQVKNPGYPQAEGLLGECMGKYGRELGEETNFGGALVDVGESMKRMAEVKDSLDIDVKQNFIDPLQGLCDKDLREIQHHLKKLEGRRLDYDYKKKRQGKIPDEEVRQALEKFHESKEVAETSMYNLLETDIEQVSQLSSLVESQLQYHRQAVQVLDELSDKLRERMNEAQSQPRREYTPKPKPIYDFGEDNHSNGGYSTSMAPPPSCNSAPEQPSCKALYDFDPENEGELGFREGDIITLTNQIDENWYEGMLNGQSGFFPLNYVDVLVPLPH, from the exons ATGTCGGTAGCGGGCCTGAAGAAGCAGTTCTATAAAGCCAGCCAG aTGGTAAGTGAGAAAGTCGGAGGAGCAGAAGGAACAAAACTAGATGATGACTTCAGAGACTTGGAACGG AAAGTAGATGTGACCAGTAAAGCAGTAGTGGAGGTCATCTCCAAAACATCAGAGTACCTTCAGCCCAACCCAG CATCTCGGGCCAAACTGTCCATGTTGAACACCATGTCAAAGATTCGTGGTCAGGTGAAGAACCCAGGTTATCCCCAGGCTGAGGGGTTGTTAGGAGAGTGTATGGGCAAATACGGACGGGAACTGGGAGAAGAAACGAACTTTG GTGGAGCACTAGTAGACGTAGGAGAGTCCATGAAGAGAATGGCAGAAGTCAAAGACTCTCTAGACATCGATGTTAAGCAGAACTTCATTGATCCGTTGCAAGGGCTCTGTGACAAAGACCTCAGAGAGATACAG CACCACCTCAAAAAGCTTGAGGGTCGTCGCCTGGACTATGACTACAAGAAAAAGCGTCAGGGCAAGATCCCAGATGAGGAGGTTCGACAGGCCCTGGAGAAGTTTCACGAGTCAAAGGAAGTGGCCGAGACCAGCATGTACAACTTGTTGGAGACTGAT atcgAGCAGGTGAGCCAGCTCTCGTCTCTGGTGGAGTCTCAGCTGCAGTACCACAGACAGGCTGTGCAGGTGCTGGATGAGCTTTCTGACAAACTCCGTGAAAG gatGAATGAGGCTCAGTCTCAACCGAGACGTGAATACACACCCAAACCCAAACCTATCTATGACTTTGGAGAGGACAACCATTCAAATGGCGGATACTCAACATCAATGGCACCTCCACCTTCATGTAACTCAG CACCAGAGCAGCCGAGCTGTAAGGCGCTGTACGACTTTGATCCGGAGAACGAGGGCGAGCTGGGCTTCCGTGAGGGCGACATCATAACCCTGACCAATCAGATCGACGAAAACTGGTACGAGGGCATGCTGAACGGCCAGTCGGGGTTCTTCCCCCTCAACTATGTCGACGTCCTCGTCCCGTTGCCACACTAA
- the sh3gl1b gene encoding SH3-domain GRB2-like 1b isoform X1 produces MSVAGLKKQFYKASQMVSEKVGGAEGTKLDDDFRDLERKVDVTSKAVVEVISKTSEYLQPNPASRAKLSMLNTMSKIRGQVKNPGYPQAEGLLGECMGKYGRELGEETNFGGALVDVGESMKRMAEVKDSLDIDVKQNFIDPLQGLCDKDLREIQHHLKKLEGRRLDYDYKKKRQGKIPDEEVRQALEKFHESKEVAETSMYNLLETDIEQVSQLSSLVESQLQYHRQAVQVLDELSDKLRERMNEAQSQPRREYTPKPKPIYDFGEDNHSNGGYSTSMAPPPSCNSEPSFHSARLSFRKPRLSPEQPSCKALYDFDPENEGELGFREGDIITLTNQIDENWYEGMLNGQSGFFPLNYVDVLVPLPH; encoded by the exons ATGTCGGTAGCGGGCCTGAAGAAGCAGTTCTATAAAGCCAGCCAG aTGGTAAGTGAGAAAGTCGGAGGAGCAGAAGGAACAAAACTAGATGATGACTTCAGAGACTTGGAACGG AAAGTAGATGTGACCAGTAAAGCAGTAGTGGAGGTCATCTCCAAAACATCAGAGTACCTTCAGCCCAACCCAG CATCTCGGGCCAAACTGTCCATGTTGAACACCATGTCAAAGATTCGTGGTCAGGTGAAGAACCCAGGTTATCCCCAGGCTGAGGGGTTGTTAGGAGAGTGTATGGGCAAATACGGACGGGAACTGGGAGAAGAAACGAACTTTG GTGGAGCACTAGTAGACGTAGGAGAGTCCATGAAGAGAATGGCAGAAGTCAAAGACTCTCTAGACATCGATGTTAAGCAGAACTTCATTGATCCGTTGCAAGGGCTCTGTGACAAAGACCTCAGAGAGATACAG CACCACCTCAAAAAGCTTGAGGGTCGTCGCCTGGACTATGACTACAAGAAAAAGCGTCAGGGCAAGATCCCAGATGAGGAGGTTCGACAGGCCCTGGAGAAGTTTCACGAGTCAAAGGAAGTGGCCGAGACCAGCATGTACAACTTGTTGGAGACTGAT atcgAGCAGGTGAGCCAGCTCTCGTCTCTGGTGGAGTCTCAGCTGCAGTACCACAGACAGGCTGTGCAGGTGCTGGATGAGCTTTCTGACAAACTCCGTGAAAG gatGAATGAGGCTCAGTCTCAACCGAGACGTGAATACACACCCAAACCCAAACCTATCTATGACTTTGGAGAGGACAACCATTCAAATGGCGGATACTCAACATCAATGGCACCTCCACCTTCATGTAACTCAG AGCCGTCTTTTCACTCAGCCAGATTGTCCTTCCGCAAACCCAGATTGT CACCAGAGCAGCCGAGCTGTAAGGCGCTGTACGACTTTGATCCGGAGAACGAGGGCGAGCTGGGCTTCCGTGAGGGCGACATCATAACCCTGACCAATCAGATCGACGAAAACTGGTACGAGGGCATGCTGAACGGCCAGTCGGGGTTCTTCCCCCTCAACTATGTCGACGTCCTCGTCCCGTTGCCACACTAA